From Streptomonospora salina, the proteins below share one genomic window:
- a CDS encoding succinic semialdehyde dehydrogenase gives MDTATSASHSSASPAGLQETAPRLTRRVAAASGTTTTTAAPFTGAPLAEIPESSAADVAAAFERARAAQRSWAALSPRERAEPFVRFHDLVLDRQREILDIIQWETGKARRHAFEEVYDAAAGSLHYARQAPRLLRPQRAPGAVPGATRTYHRRAPTGTVSVITPWNYPIALPVADAVPALLAGNAVVAKPDTQTALTALWAIDLAVEAGLPEDLWIPVAGRPEEIGDPLVDNADYVSFTGSSQVGAEIAQRAAGRLIGFSAELGGKNPAIVCSDADIDWTVEGVQRASFSNAGQLCIAMERLYVHDAVYDRFAERFADAVRGMELNADFDYTADMGSLTYRKQLDRVAAHVDDARGKGAEILAGGRVRDDIGPMFYEPTVMSGVAPTMDACSSETFGPVVSLYRFSDEDEAVAAANATDYGLNASVWTRDTARGRRLAERIEAGTVNVNEGYGAAWASYGAPMGGMKRSGVGRRHGAEGLLRFTESQTVASQHFVGLGGTPGMNAQTLSSVMTTSARLMKRFRIR, from the coding sequence ATGGACACCGCTACGAGTGCCTCCCATAGCTCCGCGTCGCCGGCGGGGCTACAGGAGACCGCCCCCCGCCTCACCCGCCGCGTGGCCGCCGCGTCGGGCACCACCACGACCACCGCAGCGCCCTTCACCGGAGCGCCTCTGGCCGAGATCCCGGAGTCCTCGGCCGCCGACGTCGCCGCGGCTTTCGAGCGCGCCCGCGCTGCGCAGCGGTCCTGGGCGGCCCTGTCCCCCCGTGAGCGCGCCGAACCGTTCGTGCGCTTCCACGACCTGGTCCTCGACCGCCAGCGCGAGATCCTCGACATCATCCAGTGGGAGACCGGCAAGGCCCGTCGGCACGCCTTCGAAGAGGTCTACGACGCCGCCGCCGGCTCACTGCACTACGCCCGGCAGGCGCCCCGCCTCCTGCGGCCGCAGCGCGCCCCCGGCGCCGTGCCCGGTGCCACACGCACGTACCACCGCCGCGCGCCCACGGGCACCGTCAGTGTCATCACCCCGTGGAACTACCCCATCGCACTCCCGGTCGCCGACGCCGTCCCCGCGCTGCTGGCCGGAAACGCCGTGGTCGCCAAACCCGACACCCAGACGGCGCTGACCGCCTTGTGGGCCATCGACCTCGCCGTCGAGGCCGGTCTGCCCGAGGACCTGTGGATCCCCGTCGCCGGCAGGCCCGAGGAGATCGGCGATCCCCTCGTCGACAACGCCGACTACGTCTCCTTCACCGGGTCTTCGCAGGTGGGCGCCGAGATCGCCCAGCGCGCCGCGGGCCGCCTCATCGGATTCTCCGCCGAGCTCGGCGGCAAGAACCCGGCCATCGTCTGCTCCGACGCCGACATCGACTGGACCGTGGAGGGCGTCCAGCGGGCGAGCTTCAGCAACGCCGGCCAGCTCTGCATCGCGATGGAGCGCCTCTACGTCCACGACGCGGTCTACGACCGGTTCGCCGAGCGCTTCGCCGACGCGGTGCGCGGCATGGAACTCAACGCCGACTTCGACTACACCGCCGACATGGGCTCGCTCACCTACCGCAAGCAGCTCGACCGGGTCGCCGCCCACGTCGACGACGCCCGCGGCAAGGGCGCCGAGATCCTCGCCGGCGGGCGCGTCCGCGACGACATCGGGCCGATGTTCTACGAGCCCACGGTCATGTCCGGCGTCGCCCCCACCATGGACGCCTGCTCCTCCGAGACCTTCGGCCCCGTCGTGTCCCTCTACCGCTTCTCCGACGAGGACGAGGCCGTCGCGGCCGCCAACGCCACCGACTACGGTCTCAACGCCAGCGTGTGGACCCGCGACACCGCGCGCGGCCGCCGCCTCGCCGAGCGCATCGAGGCCGGAACCGTCAACGTCAACGAGGGCTACGGCGCCGCATGGGCCAGTTACGGCGCACCCATGGGCGGGATGAAGCGCTCGGGCGTGGGCCGCCGGCACGGAGCCGAAGGACTGCTGCGCTTCACCGAGTCCCAGACCGTGGCCAGCCAGCACTTCGTCGGACTGGGCGGAACCCCGGGTATGAACGCCCAGACCCTGTCGTCGGTGATGACGACCAGCGCGCGGCTGATGAAGCGCTTCCGCATCCGCTGA
- a CDS encoding PP2C family protein-serine/threonine phosphatase has translation MNEPMLLVALSGEILGRNAAMRRLCPGADTGANLYGISSDSPELVGDTLRRWARAGEPRAGVLALVDPEGRPRRCPGLGNRAAWADTGEPAVQIRLVPALDRGDGSAEAAAEERERRLRARLEREHEIALGLQRSLLPCGVDDAPLEVAAEYVPTAFGAEVGGDWYDVFPVAGTDRVGLVIGDVAGHGLPEATVMSQLRSVLRAAALEEGARPDRVAARLDAYVDTYLPESMATMCYAVYDPGTEELAYANAGHVPPMLLRGDGTCERLEAVVDPPLGCSMGGVHRTARVAVHPGDMLVCYTDGVVEQRRESLDTGLNRLSALLTGFRGPTPKDVCAGVMAWSERTDHADDRAVLVAGL, from the coding sequence GTGAACGAGCCGATGCTGCTGGTCGCGCTCTCCGGCGAGATCCTCGGCCGCAACGCCGCCATGCGCCGCCTGTGCCCGGGCGCCGATACCGGAGCCAACCTCTACGGGATCAGCTCCGACAGCCCCGAGCTGGTCGGCGACACGCTGCGGCGGTGGGCCCGCGCGGGCGAGCCGCGCGCCGGCGTGCTCGCCCTGGTCGACCCCGAAGGGCGGCCGCGCCGCTGCCCCGGTCTCGGCAACCGTGCCGCGTGGGCCGACACCGGTGAGCCGGCCGTGCAGATCCGCCTGGTGCCGGCCTTGGACCGCGGCGACGGCTCCGCCGAAGCCGCGGCCGAGGAGCGTGAGCGCCGCCTGCGTGCCCGGCTGGAGCGCGAGCACGAGATCGCCCTGGGGCTGCAGCGCAGCCTGCTGCCCTGCGGTGTCGACGACGCGCCGCTGGAGGTGGCCGCCGAGTACGTGCCCACCGCCTTCGGCGCCGAGGTCGGCGGCGACTGGTACGACGTCTTCCCCGTCGCCGGCACCGACCGCGTCGGCCTGGTGATCGGCGACGTCGCCGGGCACGGGCTCCCCGAGGCCACCGTCATGTCGCAGCTGCGCAGCGTGCTGCGCGCCGCCGCGCTGGAGGAGGGCGCCCGCCCTGACCGCGTCGCCGCCCGCTTGGACGCCTACGTCGACACGTACCTGCCGGAGAGCATGGCCACCATGTGCTACGCCGTCTACGACCCCGGAACCGAAGAGCTCGCCTACGCCAACGCCGGCCATGTCCCACCGATGCTGCTGCGCGGAGACGGCACCTGCGAGCGGTTGGAAGCGGTCGTCGACCCGCCGCTGGGCTGCTCCATGGGCGGGGTGCACCGCACGGCGCGCGTCGCGGTGCACCCCGGCGACATGCTGGTCTGCTACACCGACGGCGTGGTCGAGCAGCGGCGCGAGTCGCTCGACACCGGGCTGAACCGGCTGTCAGCACTGCTCACCGGTTTCCGCGGCCCCACGCCCAAGGACGTCTGCGCCGGGGTGATGGCCTGGTCCGAACGCACCGACCACGCCGACGACCGGGCGGTCCTCGTGGCCGGGCTCTGA
- the guaA gene encoding glutamine-hydrolyzing GMP synthase yields MSPSDAGETAFDTVLVVDYGAQYAQLIARRVRECHVYSEIVPSTMPVEEMLAKGPKAIILSGGPSSVYADGAPQASAHLFETGVPTLGICYGYQAMVQALGGTVARTGRSEFGRTRMEAAGTDTVLFGGLPTVQTVWMSHGDSVAEAPEGFRTVGSTESTPVAAMEAPDRGLYGVQFHPEVLHSEHGQAVLRHFLYNGAGCRPAWTMVNIVDEQVERIRARVGGKRAICGLSGGVDSAVAGALVQRAVGDQLTCVFVDHGLLRKGEVEQVEKDFVAATGAVLKVVDAQDRFLDALAGVSDPEEKRRIIGREFIRVFERAAREVVAEGGADGDDVEYLVQGTLYPDVVESGGGTGAANIKSHHNVGGLPEDLQFSLVEPLRELFKDEVRRLGEELGLPSEMVWRQPFPGPGLAIRIIGDVTRERLEVLREADAIAREELSRAGLDRDIWQCPVVLLADVRSVGVQGDGRSYGNPVVLRPVSSEDAMTADWSRLPYEVLATVSNRITNEVREINRVTLDVTSKPPGTIEWE; encoded by the coding sequence GTGTCCCCTTCCGACGCCGGCGAAACCGCGTTCGACACCGTCCTCGTCGTCGACTACGGCGCGCAATACGCCCAGCTGATCGCGCGGCGGGTGCGTGAATGCCACGTGTACAGCGAGATCGTCCCCTCGACCATGCCCGTCGAGGAGATGCTCGCCAAGGGCCCCAAGGCCATCATCCTCTCCGGCGGCCCTTCCTCGGTCTACGCCGACGGCGCCCCCCAGGCGTCGGCGCACCTGTTCGAGACCGGCGTTCCCACACTGGGCATCTGCTACGGCTACCAGGCGATGGTGCAGGCACTGGGCGGTACCGTCGCCCGGACCGGGCGCAGCGAGTTCGGCCGCACCCGCATGGAGGCCGCCGGCACCGACACCGTGCTGTTCGGCGGACTGCCGACCGTGCAGACCGTGTGGATGTCCCACGGCGACTCGGTGGCGGAGGCGCCCGAGGGCTTCCGCACCGTCGGCAGCACCGAGAGCACGCCCGTCGCCGCGATGGAGGCGCCCGACCGCGGCCTCTACGGCGTGCAGTTCCACCCCGAGGTCCTGCACAGCGAGCACGGGCAGGCGGTGCTGCGGCACTTCCTCTACAACGGCGCCGGGTGCCGCCCCGCCTGGACCATGGTCAACATCGTCGACGAGCAGGTCGAGCGCATCCGCGCCCGGGTCGGCGGCAAGCGCGCCATCTGCGGGCTCAGCGGCGGCGTGGACTCCGCGGTCGCCGGCGCCCTGGTCCAGCGCGCCGTCGGCGATCAGCTGACCTGTGTCTTCGTCGACCACGGGCTGCTGCGCAAGGGCGAGGTCGAGCAGGTCGAGAAGGACTTCGTCGCGGCCACCGGAGCGGTGCTCAAGGTCGTCGACGCCCAGGACCGGTTCCTCGACGCGCTGGCGGGCGTCAGCGACCCCGAGGAGAAGCGCAGGATCATCGGCCGGGAGTTCATCCGGGTCTTCGAGCGGGCCGCCCGCGAGGTCGTCGCCGAGGGCGGCGCGGACGGCGACGACGTCGAGTACCTGGTCCAGGGGACCCTCTACCCCGACGTGGTGGAGTCGGGCGGCGGCACCGGCGCCGCCAACATCAAGTCCCACCACAACGTCGGCGGGCTGCCCGAGGACTTGCAGTTCTCACTGGTCGAGCCGCTGCGGGAGCTGTTCAAGGACGAGGTCCGCCGCCTCGGCGAGGAACTGGGGCTGCCCTCCGAGATGGTGTGGCGCCAGCCCTTCCCGGGCCCCGGCCTGGCCATCCGCATCATCGGCGACGTCACGCGCGAACGCCTGGAGGTGCTGCGCGAAGCCGACGCGATCGCCCGCGAGGAGCTGTCCCGCGCGGGGTTGGACCGCGACATCTGGCAGTGCCCGGTGGTGCTGCTGGCCGACGTGCGCTCCGTGGGCGTGCAGGGCGACGGCCGCAGCTACGGCAACCCGGTGGTGCTGCGCCCGGTCAGCAGCGAGGACGCGATGACGGCGGACTGGTCGCGGCTGCCCTACGAGGTGCTGGCGACCGTCTCCAACCGGATCACCAACGAGGTGCGCGAGATCAACCGCGTCACCCTGGACGTCACGAGCAAACCGCCCGGCACCATCGAGTGGGAGTAG
- a CDS encoding LLM class F420-dependent oxidoreductase has protein sequence MSTPERELAMKYGILMFPTHDAVDPATLAREVEDRGFESLVFPEHSHIPVSRTSPYPGGGDLPRMYVHTYDPFVGLTAAAAATSTLRIGTGVCLVPQRDPIHTAKEVASLDHLSGGRFLFGVGAGWNREEMADHGTDARTRMRRMAENITAMKELWTKDEAEFHGEFVDFEKSWAWPKPAQKPHPPVIVGGNGPTVEERVVAFGDEWMPQGITLDNVGEFGQRVTRLQQLAADAGRGTVPVSLYYAEPDEKTVDAYAEAGVGRVFFGVDSAGRDTVLPQLDRLARLIH, from the coding sequence GTGAGCACGCCCGAGAGAGAGCTCGCCATGAAGTACGGAATCCTGATGTTCCCGACGCACGACGCCGTCGATCCGGCGACCCTCGCCCGCGAGGTCGAGGACCGCGGCTTCGAGTCGCTCGTGTTCCCCGAGCACAGCCACATCCCGGTCAGCCGGACGTCCCCCTACCCGGGGGGCGGGGACCTGCCGCGGATGTACGTGCACACCTACGACCCGTTCGTGGGGCTGACCGCCGCGGCCGCGGCCACCTCGACGCTGCGGATCGGCACCGGGGTGTGCCTGGTGCCCCAGCGCGACCCGATCCACACCGCCAAGGAGGTCGCCAGCCTGGACCACCTCTCCGGCGGCCGGTTCCTGTTCGGTGTGGGCGCGGGCTGGAACCGCGAAGAGATGGCCGACCACGGGACCGACGCCCGCACCCGTATGCGGCGCATGGCCGAGAACATCACGGCCATGAAGGAGCTGTGGACCAAGGACGAAGCGGAATTCCACGGCGAGTTCGTCGACTTCGAGAAGAGCTGGGCCTGGCCCAAGCCCGCTCAGAAGCCGCACCCGCCGGTGATCGTCGGCGGCAACGGCCCCACCGTGGAGGAGCGCGTCGTCGCCTTCGGCGACGAGTGGATGCCGCAGGGCATCACGCTCGACAACGTCGGCGAGTTCGGGCAGCGGGTGACGCGCCTGCAGCAGTTGGCCGCCGACGCCGGGCGCGGCACCGTCCCGGTGTCGCTGTACTACGCCGAGCCCGACGAGAAGACCGTCGACGCCTACGCCGAGGCCGGTGTGGGCCGCGTGTTCTTCGGCGTCGACTCCGCCGGACGCGACACGGTACTGCCGCAGCTGGACCGGCTGGCCCGGCTCATCCACTGA
- a CDS encoding sulfurtransferase, translating into MPSEANTPALPVVVSPRWAAAHRNEVLLADVRWYLDGRSGRDAYLNGHLPGAVFVDVDTDLAGPATEAGGRHPLPAPEDFAASMAALGIGDGTPVVAYDDSGGSTAARLVWMLRILGSPAALLDGGIGAWPGPLDTGGADPVRSERTPAAWPADRVADTAGVRADTADPRRLLIDARSRERYTGDRPAPVDGRPGHIPGARSAAWAGNLAADGRMAAPERLRERFRALGADSAANITAYCGSGVTACHDLLALEHAGYTGARLYPGSWSAWGADSGLPVETGEGGGAA; encoded by the coding sequence ATGCCATCAGAAGCGAACACGCCCGCGCTGCCCGTCGTCGTTTCACCGCGCTGGGCGGCGGCGCACCGGAACGAGGTGCTGCTCGCCGACGTCCGCTGGTATCTCGACGGCCGGTCCGGCCGCGACGCCTACCTGAACGGGCACCTGCCCGGTGCGGTCTTCGTCGACGTCGACACCGATCTGGCGGGCCCCGCGACCGAGGCCGGCGGCCGGCACCCGCTGCCCGCACCGGAGGACTTCGCCGCGTCCATGGCCGCCCTGGGCATCGGCGACGGCACGCCCGTGGTCGCCTACGACGACAGCGGCGGTTCCACCGCGGCGCGGCTCGTGTGGATGCTGCGGATCCTGGGCTCGCCCGCCGCGCTGCTCGACGGCGGGATCGGTGCCTGGCCCGGTCCGCTCGATACCGGCGGCGCCGACCCGGTCCGCAGCGAGCGCACACCCGCCGCCTGGCCCGCCGACCGCGTCGCCGACACCGCCGGCGTGCGCGCGGACACCGCCGACCCGCGCCGGCTGCTGATCGACGCCCGTTCCCGCGAGCGCTACACCGGGGACCGGCCCGCCCCGGTGGACGGGCGACCGGGGCACATCCCCGGTGCCCGCAGCGCCGCGTGGGCCGGGAACCTCGCCGCCGACGGGCGCATGGCCGCCCCCGAGCGGCTGCGGGAACGCTTCCGCGCCCTGGGCGCCGACTCCGCCGCGAATATCACCGCTTACTGTGGTTCGGGCGTCACCGCCTGCCATGATCTGCTCGCCCTCGAACACGCCGGATACACCGGTGCCCGCCTCTACCCCGGCTCGTGGAGCGCATGGGGGGCCGACAGCGGGCTGCCGGTGGAAACGGGGGAGGGCGGCGGGGCCGCGTGA
- a CDS encoding trypsin-like peptidase domain-containing protein: protein MSASDPNQGFPAGGEDGVGRPAEPADTSADPVGSGAGPASSAEPADSAQQPEAAAGSGADPEPGTGPSGAASGGEPEGRGSETTGPWRSAVANRPPRAGVPDEAGEGPDGAAPAGAASAGAEAAREEPSAADDQAGRRPEPPQPQPYRDPSAAAPEEQPQWAYPQDASQTTPHAQHPPAAPSAGPSEAGASAGPAGPAPGPYAPPPAHPGGTESASWSGAGAGAPGHPGGGPYGPGTDPGAPYSGGWPAPGAHPGGPGYPGHPGHPGGPAGPGGPGGGYPPPPYGEGHPGGPHGDEQRTPSFFRRNTVVLVAAATALITSLVVGPAAAALTAWLFGGGGTSALDGDSGGSVSSGDVSAVADQALPSVVSIGAGQGAGSGVIISSDGRILTNSHVVTAAEGDTVDVAFNDGSEAPAQILGSDPVSDLAVIEAQNKSGLTTAELGDSDKVEVGADVVAIGSPLGLQGTVTNGVVSAMNRPVNTGTSGQQQEPENPFGLPEDPEQEEQQEQDQEQLQTSTVINAIQTDAPINPGNSGGPLMNMNGEVIGINTAIASTSSMGQAGSIGLGFSIPINQAKPIAQQLIEDGSADYAAVEATITQGNGAGSRIVDTSDGGAADQAGLERGDRVTHVDGEKVDDPNALIAAIRAHQPGDTITIGYVRDDEEHETEVTLSAQSSDSLNG, encoded by the coding sequence ATGAGTGCCAGCGACCCCAACCAGGGCTTTCCCGCCGGGGGCGAGGACGGCGTCGGCCGTCCGGCGGAGCCGGCCGACACGTCCGCGGACCCGGTCGGGTCCGGCGCCGGCCCCGCGTCCTCGGCCGAGCCTGCCGACAGCGCGCAGCAGCCCGAGGCCGCAGCCGGAAGCGGAGCCGATCCGGAGCCGGGAACCGGACCGTCCGGCGCCGCTTCCGGCGGCGAACCGGAAGGCCGCGGATCGGAGACCACCGGACCGTGGCGCTCCGCTGTAGCCAACCGCCCGCCGCGCGCCGGCGTGCCGGACGAGGCCGGCGAGGGTCCGGACGGTGCGGCCCCCGCCGGTGCGGCCTCCGCCGGTGCGGAAGCCGCCCGGGAGGAGCCGTCCGCAGCCGACGATCAGGCCGGCCGGCGGCCGGAACCGCCGCAGCCCCAGCCGTACCGGGATCCGTCCGCTGCTGCCCCGGAGGAGCAGCCGCAGTGGGCCTATCCCCAGGACGCGAGCCAGACGACCCCGCATGCCCAGCACCCGCCGGCCGCCCCGTCCGCCGGACCGTCCGAGGCAGGGGCCTCGGCGGGGCCCGCCGGTCCCGCACCGGGCCCCTACGCGCCGCCGCCCGCGCATCCCGGCGGCACCGAATCCGCGTCCTGGTCCGGCGCCGGTGCAGGCGCCCCGGGCCACCCCGGAGGCGGCCCGTACGGACCGGGGACGGATCCGGGAGCCCCCTACTCCGGCGGCTGGCCCGCCCCGGGGGCGCACCCCGGCGGCCCGGGCTATCCCGGCCACCCCGGGCATCCGGGAGGCCCGGCCGGACCGGGCGGACCGGGAGGCGGCTACCCGCCGCCGCCCTACGGCGAAGGCCACCCCGGCGGCCCGCACGGCGACGAGCAGCGCACGCCGTCGTTCTTCCGCCGCAACACGGTAGTGCTGGTCGCCGCGGCGACGGCGCTGATCACCAGCCTGGTCGTGGGTCCGGCCGCGGCCGCGCTGACCGCCTGGCTCTTCGGCGGCGGAGGCACTTCGGCGCTGGACGGCGACTCCGGGGGATCGGTCTCCAGCGGTGACGTCAGCGCAGTGGCCGACCAGGCGCTGCCCAGCGTGGTCTCGATCGGGGCCGGCCAGGGCGCCGGCAGCGGTGTCATCATCAGCTCCGACGGCCGGATCCTCACCAACTCCCATGTGGTTACCGCCGCCGAAGGCGACACGGTCGACGTCGCCTTCAACGACGGCAGCGAGGCCCCGGCGCAGATCCTCGGCTCCGACCCGGTCTCCGACCTCGCGGTCATCGAAGCCCAGAACAAGAGCGGGCTCACCACCGCCGAGCTCGGCGACTCCGACAAGGTCGAGGTCGGCGCCGACGTCGTCGCGATCGGCTCCCCGCTGGGGCTGCAGGGCACCGTCACCAACGGGGTGGTCAGCGCCATGAACCGCCCCGTCAACACCGGGACGAGCGGGCAGCAGCAGGAACCGGAGAACCCCTTCGGGCTCCCCGAAGACCCCGAGCAGGAAGAGCAGCAGGAACAGGACCAGGAGCAGCTGCAGACCTCCACGGTCATCAACGCCATCCAGACCGACGCGCCCATCAACCCGGGCAACTCGGGCGGACCGCTGATGAACATGAACGGTGAGGTCATCGGCATCAACACCGCGATCGCCTCGACGAGCTCCATGGGCCAGGCGGGCTCGATCGGGCTCGGGTTCTCCATCCCGATCAACCAGGCCAAGCCCATCGCCCAGCAGCTCATCGAGGACGGTTCGGCCGACTACGCCGCCGTCGAGGCCACCATCACCCAGGGCAACGGCGCGGGGTCCAGGATCGTCGACACCAGCGACGGCGGTGCCGCCGATCAGGCCGGACTGGAGCGCGGGGACCGGGTCACCCACGTCGACGGCGAGAAGGTCGACGACCCCAACGCGCTCATCGCCGCGATCCGCGCCCACCAGCCCGGCGACACGATCACGATCGGCTACGTCCGCGACGACGAGGAGCACGAGACCGAGGTGACGCTGTCGGCCCAGTCCTCCGACAGCCTGAACGGCTGA
- a CDS encoding DMT family transporter, producing MTSPVAVAVAGALAVAAGAALQERSVVRAPRLGQLRMLSFLLRSRSWCLGTLLTAAGVVAHMLALACAPLIVIQPIGVSGLLSAVMLSAFFRRQRLTKMQVTGCLTVTAGLAGLLVTLPSHAGVPEPSRAETVLMPAGCAAVLLLCAATARFTGAVTRAWVLALGGGVAYGATSAFARVVGAAAVTDLSAVVQPLTAVAPAVGLAGAVAVQNAYRSGHFALAYATLLISDPLAAAAIGVAAFGEPLPTGPVDGSVAAAAAVLLTIGVVTLARAGRPAATCPAPAAVGGPLGAVRAMRARRGTSAPGPAALPFPSVRGKRRRPRFRQPFRLSEDWADSVTSVSCSSSSRT from the coding sequence ATGACGTCGCCAGTGGCCGTCGCCGTCGCGGGCGCGCTCGCCGTCGCCGCGGGGGCCGCCCTCCAGGAGCGGTCGGTGGTGCGCGCGCCTCGGCTGGGCCAGTTGCGGATGCTGTCGTTCCTGCTGCGCAGCCGCAGCTGGTGTCTGGGCACCCTGCTGACCGCGGCAGGCGTCGTCGCGCACATGCTGGCGCTGGCCTGCGCACCGCTGATCGTCATCCAGCCCATCGGGGTGAGCGGGCTGCTGTCCGCGGTGATGCTGTCGGCGTTCTTCCGCCGGCAGCGGCTGACGAAGATGCAGGTCACCGGGTGCCTCACGGTGACCGCCGGGCTGGCCGGACTTCTGGTCACCCTGCCCTCGCATGCGGGCGTTCCGGAGCCCTCACGGGCCGAGACCGTCCTCATGCCGGCGGGGTGCGCGGCGGTGCTGCTGCTGTGCGCGGCCACCGCCCGCTTCACCGGAGCGGTCACACGGGCCTGGGTCCTCGCGCTGGGCGGCGGGGTCGCCTACGGGGCGACCTCGGCGTTCGCGCGCGTCGTGGGTGCGGCCGCCGTCACCGACCTGTCGGCCGTCGTCCAGCCGCTGACGGCTGTGGCGCCGGCGGTGGGGCTGGCCGGCGCCGTCGCCGTGCAGAACGCCTACCGCAGCGGGCACTTCGCGCTCGCATACGCGACGCTGCTGATCAGCGACCCGCTGGCGGCGGCGGCGATCGGTGTGGCCGCCTTCGGCGAACCGCTTCCGACGGGACCGGTCGACGGCTCGGTCGCGGCCGCGGCCGCGGTCCTGCTCACGATCGGCGTGGTCACCCTCGCTCGCGCCGGCCGCCCGGCTGCGACCTGTCCGGCCCCCGCGGCCGTCGGGGGTCCCCTCGGGGCCGTCCGCGCCATGAGGGCCCGGCGCGGAACGTCCGCGCCGGGCCCTGCCGCACTCCCCTTCCCCTCGGTCCGCGGGAAGCGCCGGCGGCCTCGGTTCCGTCAGCCGTTCAGGCTGTCGGAGGACTGGGCCGACAGCGTCACCTCGGTCTCGTGCTCCTCGTCGTCGCGGACGTAG
- a CDS encoding sensor histidine kinase, which produces MGGRLRSASGRLRRHITPMRDWRLGTRFAVSFALVAAVVIALVGSLAYNTAAFLIRTDAQTEFDTTVQNLSRNMRGPSMDPLGSEGALAVLHSQSFTFQVVTPDGGVQVPVRDKEEVRFLPVTDDDHRIAAEEEPGVVHTREDSAHGEDYRIASVSLGGEGGAVQIGQRLSPTEQMLSRLAMQMLGVGAAVLIGAGVAGWLIGRRVTGRLVRLTEAAEYVSSTGRLDYPVPGGDAANGRASADEVGRLGNAFSAMLTRLASSKEDQRRLVQNASHELRTPLTSLRTNVSVMKRFDQLPPEGREQLVDDLQGETRELTGLVDELVQLATDRREDEQPTDVRLGELAERVADRTRRRTGRDVAVDADGTVVHGRPGDLERALSNPVENAAKFDPDGAEPIAVVVREGRVEVRDRGPGLDEQELEHIFERFYRSASARSMPGSGLGLSMVHDIVSAHGGHVLAANRSGGGAVVGFQLPPKTG; this is translated from the coding sequence ATGGGCGGCAGGCTCCGCAGCGCTTCGGGCCGACTGAGGCGGCACATCACGCCGATGCGCGACTGGCGCCTGGGCACCCGCTTCGCGGTGTCGTTCGCGCTGGTGGCCGCCGTGGTGATCGCGCTGGTGGGCTCGTTGGCCTACAACACCGCGGCGTTTTTGATCCGAACCGACGCGCAGACCGAGTTCGACACCACCGTCCAGAACCTCTCGCGCAACATGCGCGGCCCGAGCATGGACCCGCTGGGCAGTGAGGGCGCATTGGCCGTCCTGCACTCCCAGTCCTTCACCTTCCAGGTCGTCACCCCCGACGGCGGGGTACAGGTGCCGGTGCGCGACAAGGAAGAGGTGCGCTTCCTGCCCGTCACCGACGACGACCACCGGATCGCGGCGGAGGAGGAGCCCGGTGTCGTCCACACCCGGGAGGACAGCGCCCACGGCGAGGACTACCGCATAGCCAGCGTCTCCCTGGGCGGCGAGGGCGGCGCCGTCCAGATCGGGCAGCGGCTGTCCCCGACCGAGCAGATGCTGAGCCGGCTCGCCATGCAGATGCTGGGCGTCGGAGCGGCCGTGCTGATCGGCGCGGGCGTGGCCGGGTGGCTGATCGGCCGCCGGGTCACCGGGCGCCTGGTGCGGCTGACCGAGGCGGCCGAATACGTGAGTTCCACCGGCCGGCTGGACTACCCGGTACCGGGCGGCGACGCCGCGAACGGCCGGGCTTCGGCCGACGAGGTCGGCCGGCTCGGCAACGCGTTCAGCGCGATGCTCACCCGGTTGGCCTCATCCAAGGAGGATCAGCGGCGGCTGGTGCAGAACGCCTCGCACGAGCTGCGCACTCCGCTGACGAGCCTGCGCACCAACGTCAGCGTGATGAAGCGCTTCGACCAGCTCCCGCCGGAGGGCCGCGAACAGCTCGTCGACGACCTCCAAGGCGAGACGCGGGAGCTGACCGGCCTGGTCGACGAGCTGGTGCAGCTGGCCACCGACAGGCGCGAAGACGAACAACCGACCGACGTGCGGTTGGGCGAGCTGGCCGAACGCGTGGCCGACCGCACCCGCCGCCGCACCGGGCGCGACGTCGCCGTCGACGCCGACGGCACCGTCGTCCACGGCAGGCCCGGGGATCTGGAACGCGCCCTGTCCAACCCGGTGGAGAACGCGGCGAAATTCGACCCGGACGGCGCCGAGCCCATCGCGGTCGTGGTGCGCGAGGGACGGGTGGAGGTCCGCGACCGCGGCCCCGGGCTCGACGAGCAGGAGCTGGAGCACATCTTCGAGCGCTTCTACCGTTCGGCTTCGGCGCGCAGCATGCCCGGATCCGGGCTGGGGCTGTCGATGGTGCACGACATCGTCTCCGCCCACGGCGGCCACGTGCTGGCCGCCAACCGCAGCGGCGGCGGCGCCGTCGTCGGGTTCCAGCTGCCGCCGAAGACCGGGTAG